The Medicago truncatula cultivar Jemalong A17 chromosome 4, MtrunA17r5.0-ANR, whole genome shotgun sequence genome includes a region encoding these proteins:
- the LOC25493450 gene encoding uncharacterized protein — MAKSMRSKREKRLRAIRREIVEPYYDKKEAAKLAAQEAALAAPKLQVSVPSTTTMEVSTSSINNNPMDVEMSDGNQTKTSLKPVGRIGKKLKKKFKMAKGNRRNGNSKPSRKRHI; from the exons ATGGCGAAGTCAATGAGATCGAAGAGGGAGAAGAGGCTTAGGGCTATTAGAAGAGAGATTGTTGAACCTTACTATGACAAGAAAGAAGCTGCTAAGCTTGCTGCTCAAGAAGCTGCCCTTGCTGCTCCTAAACTTCAGGTTTCCGTCCCATCAACTACTACTATGGAAGTTTCCACTTCATCTATCAACAACAACCCCATGG ATGTGGAGATGTCTGATGGAAATCAGACTAAGACTTCCTTGAAGCCTGTTGGTAGAATAGggaagaaattgaaaaagaagtttAAGATGGCTAAAGGCAACCGCCGCAATGGTAATTCAAAGCCAAGTAGAAAGCGTCACATATGA